In the genome of Nocardioides seonyuensis, one region contains:
- a CDS encoding IS110 family transposase — translation MTVTTLDPGTIIGGIDTHADTIHVAAIDPWGRELGDKEFLTTPLGYRQALEFLASHGQVTVVGIEGTSSYGLGITRTASEAGLDVLEVLRPERSVRRREGKSDPIDAYQAAHAVLAGRATAAAKSAEVTALRALHNARRSAVKARAAAQVQIRHQLITAPLTSREKYRHHTAVRLIQALAACRPAVHADIEERLVLTALKSLARRHQLLSEEIAALDVELTSVIEQTAPHLLGLHGVGNSTAAQLLITAGGNPDRLRSEASFAALCGTAPVPASSGKTTRHRLSRGGDRRANNALHTIALVRLRNHPPTKAFAARQRAKGRSTPEILRMLKRAIAREMFKQLTRPHEHLGVHDLRPARQAKNITIDAAARALGIAPMTISYTERGKYLTPEVITRYREWLTTA, via the coding sequence ATGACAGTGACCACGCTGGATCCCGGCACGATCATCGGGGGGATCGACACCCACGCCGACACCATCCACGTCGCAGCAATCGACCCGTGGGGCCGCGAGCTGGGCGACAAGGAGTTCCTGACGACACCGCTGGGTTATCGGCAGGCGCTGGAGTTCTTGGCCAGCCACGGGCAGGTGACAGTGGTCGGGATCGAGGGCACCAGCTCCTACGGTCTCGGCATCACCCGCACCGCCAGCGAGGCGGGTCTGGACGTGCTCGAGGTACTGCGCCCGGAACGATCGGTGCGGCGCCGCGAGGGCAAGTCCGACCCCATCGACGCCTACCAAGCAGCCCACGCAGTGCTGGCCGGTCGGGCCACCGCAGCCGCGAAGAGCGCCGAGGTCACCGCGCTGCGAGCCCTGCACAACGCCCGCCGGTCCGCGGTCAAGGCCCGCGCCGCCGCGCAGGTCCAGATCCGCCACCAGCTCATCACCGCACCCCTCACGAGCCGGGAGAAGTACCGCCACCACACGGCTGTCCGGTTGATCCAGGCTCTGGCGGCCTGTCGCCCCGCAGTCCATGCAGACATCGAGGAGCGCCTGGTGCTGACCGCGTTGAAGTCCCTCGCACGCCGCCACCAGCTGCTGAGTGAGGAGATCGCCGCACTCGACGTCGAGCTGACCTCGGTGATCGAGCAGACCGCGCCACACCTGCTGGGTCTGCACGGCGTCGGGAACAGCACCGCAGCCCAGTTGCTCATCACCGCGGGCGGTAATCCCGACCGGCTCCGTAGCGAGGCCTCGTTCGCCGCACTGTGTGGCACCGCGCCGGTTCCCGCGTCCTCGGGCAAGACCACCCGCCACCGGCTCTCACGTGGCGGTGATCGCCGCGCGAACAACGCCTTGCACACCATCGCGCTGGTCCGGCTGCGCAACCACCCGCCCACCAAAGCGTTCGCCGCCCGACAGCGAGCCAAGGGTCGATCGACCCCCGAGATCCTGCGGATGCTCAAACGCGCCATCGCCAGAGAGATGTTCAAACAGCTGACCCGCCCGCACGAGCACCTCGGCGTCCACGACCTACGACCCGCACGCCAAGCCAAGAACATCACCATCGACGCCGCCGCCCGAGCCCTGGGCATAGCCCCCATGACAATCAGCTACACCGAACGCGGCAAGTACCTCACCCCCGAAGTCATCACCCGCTACCGCGAATGGCTCACCACCGCTTGA
- a CDS encoding HNH endonuclease signature motif containing protein, whose protein sequence is MTSTATTPDPEVVDLADASVSGLLEQAAECEAVLREAAVHQLRIAYEWAIAHPVVDAAETARGPVLPSVLEAPETLGGPGTPAVAAFTAEPLAVACGIAPSSATALLADALDLHHRLPVLWQQTQAGLVAVWKARRVAARTRDLSLDAALWVDRHTAGRVGSLSLVALDRLVAEAAARVDGESLGEKEKSGRSQWDVKLKHRDPRHGGATSEIHAVGDTLDLTRFHDIVCAEAETLGALGDDDAFEVRKAKALGVIADAQARLDLTSLLSLPGAASDRDCADVDADQVTQVRRRLIERRDAKVRLYLHASLADITADTSGSVGTVERLGPVTLDQIKAWVGKARVTIQPVLHVASDDTWSVDRHDPPSRMAEQVVLRDSSCVFPWCSHPSRHADLDHVDPYEDPDEGGPPGQTTPSNLAPLCRRHHRAKTAGAWTYQRTAPGTYLWTGPAGITAIVTPTGTLTLGSSS, encoded by the coding sequence ATGACCAGCACCGCCACCACTCCCGATCCGGAGGTCGTCGACCTCGCGGACGCGAGCGTGTCCGGGTTGTTGGAGCAGGCGGCCGAGTGTGAGGCGGTGCTGCGCGAGGCAGCGGTCCACCAGCTGCGCATCGCCTACGAGTGGGCGATCGCCCACCCGGTGGTGGACGCGGCCGAGACAGCCCGTGGGCCGGTGCTGCCGTCCGTGCTCGAAGCGCCCGAGACGCTGGGCGGCCCGGGCACTCCGGCGGTGGCGGCGTTCACGGCCGAGCCGCTGGCGGTCGCCTGCGGCATCGCGCCGTCCTCGGCGACCGCGCTGCTGGCTGACGCCCTGGATCTCCACCACCGGCTCCCGGTGCTGTGGCAGCAGACCCAGGCCGGGCTCGTGGCAGTGTGGAAGGCCCGCCGGGTCGCGGCCCGCACCCGCGACCTGTCCCTGGACGCCGCCCTGTGGGTGGACCGCCACACCGCCGGCCGCGTCGGCTCCCTCAGCCTCGTAGCGTTGGACCGGCTGGTCGCCGAGGCCGCGGCACGCGTCGACGGCGAGAGCCTGGGCGAGAAGGAGAAGTCCGGCCGGTCCCAGTGGGACGTGAAGCTCAAGCACCGCGACCCCCGCCACGGCGGCGCCACCTCCGAGATCCACGCGGTCGGCGACACCCTCGACCTGACCCGGTTCCACGACATCGTCTGCGCCGAAGCCGAGACCCTCGGCGCCCTCGGTGACGACGACGCCTTCGAGGTCCGCAAGGCCAAAGCCCTCGGAGTGATCGCTGATGCCCAGGCCCGTCTTGACCTCACCAGCCTGCTCTCGCTCCCGGGTGCAGCCAGCGACCGCGACTGCGCAGACGTCGATGCTGACCAGGTGACCCAGGTGCGGCGACGCCTCATCGAGCGGCGCGACGCCAAGGTCCGGCTCTACCTCCACGCCTCGCTGGCCGACATCACGGCCGACACATCTGGTTCCGTGGGCACGGTCGAGCGGCTTGGCCCGGTGACCCTCGACCAGATCAAGGCATGGGTCGGCAAGGCGCGCGTCACGATCCAGCCCGTCCTCCACGTCGCCTCCGACGACACCTGGTCCGTGGACCGCCACGACCCACCATCACGGATGGCCGAGCAGGTGGTTCTTCGGGATTCGAGCTGCGTGTTCCCGTGGTGCAGCCACCCGTCCCGGCACGCAGACCTCGACCACGTCGACCCCTACGAAGATCCGGACGAAGGTGGACCGCCGGGTCAGACCACCCCGTCGAACCTGGCCCCGCTGTGTCGAAGACACCACCGAGCCAAGACCGCAGGCGCCTGGACCTACCAACGCACCGCCCCCGGCACCTACCTGTGGACCGGACCCGCCGGCATCACCGCGATCGTCACCCCCACCGGCACCCTCACCCTGGGCTCCAGCTCGTGA
- a CDS encoding class I SAM-dependent DNA methyltransferase yields the protein MIDDFARRCAAAELSPVVDAGCGTGRISAHLVARGLEVTGIDLSSGMIDVARRNYPSLHFETGALESLPLPDSTAGGLLAWYSLIHAAPQQLAPIIAEFARVLRPGAWLLIAFQAGDGRGVDITSAYGHTVAMTNYRHDPAVVTRLLEDHGIRVHARMSRASEGTEKTAQAIVLAQR from the coding sequence ATGATCGACGACTTCGCGCGTCGATGCGCCGCTGCGGAGCTCAGCCCGGTGGTTGACGCCGGCTGCGGCACGGGACGCATCAGCGCTCACCTCGTGGCTCGAGGCCTGGAGGTCACCGGCATAGACCTGTCCTCGGGGATGATCGACGTCGCCAGACGCAACTACCCGAGCTTGCACTTCGAGACGGGTGCGCTCGAGAGTCTCCCCCTGCCGGATTCGACCGCAGGAGGTCTACTGGCGTGGTACTCGCTCATCCATGCTGCCCCTCAGCAGCTGGCGCCGATCATCGCGGAGTTTGCGCGGGTGCTCCGGCCCGGAGCCTGGCTGCTGATTGCCTTCCAAGCCGGTGACGGCCGTGGCGTGGACATCACCAGCGCCTACGGACACACGGTCGCCATGACGAACTACCGCCATGATCCGGCGGTTGTGACGAGACTGCTCGAGGACCACGGCATCAGGGTCCACGCGCGGATGTCCCGTGCCTCGGAAGGAACCGAGAAGACGGCTCAGGCGATCGTGCTCGCGCAGAGATGA
- a CDS encoding phosphotransferase, with product MTADLGPERSQLPWPTTAEAVAASVACARALGLPVEEPEVIAEGFSVRVHLRPSPVVSRVVTTGQQLRGKPRPWLEREVAVGQFLARSDVAIVAPWEEPGPHRVDGTDVTLWSWVEDTGGLVSAAEFGVMLGELHTALASYAPDLPTLVGPLTDIAAAVSRVDDPLLHRAADVLVPLAMDWPRRPLHGDAHTGNVLMTRDGPRWSDFEDVCAGPVEWDLASLTLTDEAVDAYPGHIDRTRLEECRDLRRLQVLSYLLVEDAHEPQLLESLTSALRWRL from the coding sequence ATGACCGCCGATCTGGGACCGGAGCGCAGTCAGCTCCCATGGCCCACCACGGCCGAGGCAGTCGCTGCCTCCGTGGCCTGCGCACGCGCCCTGGGGCTGCCTGTCGAGGAACCGGAGGTCATCGCCGAGGGCTTCAGCGTCCGCGTCCACCTCCGTCCCTCACCTGTCGTCAGCCGGGTGGTCACGACGGGTCAGCAGCTGCGGGGGAAGCCTCGCCCCTGGCTCGAGCGCGAGGTGGCGGTGGGGCAGTTCCTCGCCCGGTCCGACGTCGCGATCGTGGCTCCCTGGGAGGAGCCCGGGCCCCACCGCGTCGACGGGACCGACGTGACGCTGTGGAGCTGGGTCGAGGACACCGGCGGGTTGGTCTCCGCGGCCGAGTTCGGGGTGATGCTGGGGGAGCTGCACACCGCCCTGGCGTCGTACGCCCCCGACCTCCCCACCTTGGTGGGACCGCTCACCGACATCGCCGCGGCGGTCTCGCGCGTCGACGATCCGCTCCTCCACCGCGCGGCCGACGTGCTGGTGCCCTTGGCGATGGACTGGCCGCGGCGTCCCCTGCACGGTGACGCCCACACCGGCAACGTGCTGATGACGCGGGACGGTCCTCGGTGGAGCGACTTCGAGGACGTCTGTGCCGGACCGGTCGAGTGGGACCTGGCCTCCTTGACCCTGACCGACGAGGCGGTGGACGCCTACCCCGGTCACATCGACCGGACACGGCTGGAGGAGTGCCGCGACCTGCGCCGCCTGCAGGTCTTGTCGTACCTCCTGGTCGAGGACGCCCACGAGCCCCAGCTCCTTGAATCGCTCACCTCCGCGCTCCGGTGGCGCCTGTAG
- a CDS encoding phosphomannomutase/phosphoglucomutase gives MPSSTLDPENLHAIFKAYDVRGTVPDQLDADLARATGAAFVEVIDPGTVVVGHDMRPSSPELAAAFADGATRAGADVVMVGLASTDQLYFASGHLGHAGVMFTASHNPAGYNGMKMCRAEAVPIGTDSGLVQIRDAVASGRPQVATEPGRVSEQDVLSDYAAHLLRLAPVEGRRLTVVVDAGNGMAGLTAPEVLGRIDGIDVVPMYFELDGTFPNHEANPIEPDNLRDLQARVLEENADIGLAFDGDADRCFLVDERGEAVSPSTLTALIAARELGKSPGSTIIHNLITSRAVPEIVAELGGTSLRTRVGHSYIKASMAESGAVFGGEHSGHFYFRDFWRADSGMLAALHALAALAETDRPLSQLLAEYERYPMSGEINSTVADQQAVMDGLREHYSGHDGVEVDDLDGLTVIHRDWWFNVRPSNTEPLLRLNAEGRDLSTMERVRDEVLATIRSAPSEPTQTGGDQ, from the coding sequence ATGCCTTCCAGCACCTTGGACCCCGAGAACCTTCACGCCATCTTCAAGGCGTACGACGTCCGGGGCACCGTGCCGGACCAGCTCGACGCCGACCTCGCCAGGGCGACCGGGGCCGCGTTCGTCGAGGTGATCGATCCGGGCACGGTGGTCGTGGGGCACGACATGCGGCCCAGCTCGCCGGAGCTGGCGGCCGCCTTCGCCGACGGTGCGACCCGCGCGGGTGCGGACGTCGTCATGGTCGGGTTGGCCTCGACCGACCAGCTGTACTTCGCGTCGGGTCACCTCGGTCATGCGGGCGTGATGTTCACCGCGAGCCACAACCCGGCCGGCTACAACGGCATGAAGATGTGCCGCGCCGAGGCGGTCCCGATCGGCACGGACAGCGGCCTCGTGCAGATCCGCGACGCGGTGGCGTCGGGTCGCCCGCAGGTCGCGACGGAGCCCGGCCGGGTGTCCGAGCAGGACGTGCTCTCCGACTACGCCGCCCACCTCCTGCGTCTGGCGCCCGTCGAGGGTCGTCGGCTCACGGTGGTGGTCGACGCCGGCAACGGGATGGCGGGGCTGACCGCTCCGGAGGTCCTGGGCAGGATCGACGGCATCGACGTGGTGCCGATGTACTTCGAGCTCGACGGCACCTTCCCGAACCACGAGGCCAACCCCATCGAGCCCGACAACCTGCGCGACCTCCAGGCTCGGGTGCTGGAGGAGAACGCCGACATCGGACTCGCCTTCGACGGTGACGCCGACCGGTGCTTCCTCGTCGACGAGCGGGGGGAGGCGGTGTCGCCCTCGACCCTCACGGCACTGATCGCCGCCCGCGAGCTCGGCAAGTCACCCGGGTCGACGATCATCCACAACCTCATCACCTCGCGGGCCGTGCCCGAGATCGTCGCCGAGCTCGGCGGCACGTCGCTTCGCACCCGGGTCGGCCACTCCTACATCAAGGCCTCGATGGCCGAGTCCGGCGCCGTCTTCGGCGGCGAGCACAGCGGCCACTTCTACTTCCGCGACTTCTGGCGCGCCGACTCGGGCATGCTCGCGGCCCTCCATGCGCTCGCCGCGCTGGCCGAGACCGACCGCCCGCTGTCGCAGCTGCTCGCCGAGTACGAGCGCTATCCCATGAGTGGTGAGATCAACTCCACGGTCGCCGACCAGCAGGCCGTGATGGACGGGCTGCGCGAGCACTACTCTGGCCACGACGGCGTCGAGGTCGACGACCTCGACGGGCTCACGGTGATCCATCGTGACTGGTGGTTCAACGTGCGGCCGTCCAACACCGAGCCGCTGCTGCGGCTCAACGCCGAAGGCAGGGACCTCTCCACCATGGAGCGGGTCCGTGACGAGGTCCTCGCCACCATCAGGTCCGCACCATCCGAGCCCACCCAGACCGGGGGAGACCAGTGA
- a CDS encoding Trm112 family protein, with translation MNIDQQLLDIIVCPACHGELKVVDPELVCQGCGNAYPVRDDIPVLLVDEARKPA, from the coding sequence GTGAACATCGATCAGCAGCTGCTCGACATCATCGTCTGCCCCGCCTGCCACGGAGAGCTGAAGGTCGTGGACCCCGAGCTCGTGTGCCAGGGCTGCGGCAACGCCTACCCCGTGCGCGACGACATCCCGGTCCTCCTGGTCGACGAGGCCCGCAAGCCCGCCTGA
- a CDS encoding SIS domain-containing protein, producing MSWFDESRLDDETVLAGADLRLRTLAESGARVRREAHEAAQVTADLVARDLPRPRAVIAAGPDSRLLRAVLEPWCPVPFVAWPNPGLPGWVGSLDLVVMLAPEGSDHGSASAVAEAVRRGAHVVVACPERSLVAEHAAGRDTTILPTVTGDQLATAVVVLDYLSHVDLCPGADAETVATALDEVATACSPHRDLAVNPAKMLAIAMADTNPVLWGGSVLAARAARRVAESVRRASGRSAIAGDAEHLLPLLEATRQRDVFEDPFAEESPELRPLLLILDDGSDDHVVREQAGILRAAAASRGVRVETISTQVDAEVARYASLLLTGTYAAEYLRIGLVED from the coding sequence GTGAGCTGGTTCGACGAGTCGCGGCTCGACGACGAGACCGTGCTGGCGGGTGCTGACCTGAGGCTGCGGACGCTCGCCGAGTCCGGTGCCCGCGTACGACGGGAGGCCCACGAGGCCGCCCAGGTCACCGCCGACCTGGTCGCTCGTGACCTCCCGCGCCCACGCGCAGTCATCGCGGCCGGTCCGGACTCGCGGCTCCTGCGCGCGGTGCTCGAGCCGTGGTGCCCCGTTCCCTTCGTCGCGTGGCCCAATCCTGGCCTTCCCGGCTGGGTGGGGAGCCTCGACCTGGTGGTCATGCTGGCGCCCGAGGGCTCCGACCACGGATCGGCCTCGGCCGTGGCCGAGGCGGTGCGGCGTGGTGCCCATGTGGTCGTCGCGTGCCCTGAGCGCTCGCTGGTCGCCGAGCACGCCGCCGGGCGGGACACCACGATCCTGCCCACCGTGACGGGGGACCAGCTCGCCACGGCCGTGGTCGTGCTCGACTACCTCAGCCACGTCGACCTGTGCCCGGGGGCGGATGCCGAGACGGTGGCGACCGCGCTGGACGAGGTGGCGACTGCCTGCTCGCCCCATCGCGACCTCGCGGTCAACCCCGCCAAGATGCTCGCGATCGCCATGGCCGACACCAATCCCGTCCTGTGGGGAGGATCGGTGCTCGCCGCCCGCGCGGCGCGCCGCGTGGCCGAGTCGGTCCGGCGCGCGAGCGGAAGGTCGGCGATCGCCGGCGACGCCGAGCACCTGCTGCCGCTGCTCGAGGCCACCCGGCAGCGCGACGTGTTCGAGGACCCCTTCGCCGAGGAGTCACCCGAGCTCCGGCCCCTGCTCCTGATCCTCGACGACGGCTCCGACGACCACGTCGTACGCGAGCAGGCGGGGATCCTGCGTGCCGCGGCAGCCTCCCGCGGCGTCCGTGTCGAGACGATCTCCACCCAGGTCGACGCCGAGGTCGCGCGCTACGCGTCCCTGCTCCTGACCGGCACCTACGCCGCTGAGTACCTCCGCATCGGCCTGGTCGAGGACTGA
- a CDS encoding DUF808 domain-containing protein, protein MAGGLFALLDDVAALARIAAASVDDVGAAAGRASAKAAGVVVDDTAVTPQYLAGSAAARELPIIKQIAVGSLRNKLIFILPVAVLLGQFLPGLLPVILIFGGAFLAYEGAHKVHEKLTGHHSAAEEEISPHGEITPEHEQRTIAQAIRTDFILSAEIMVIALKEVVGSDGDASIWMRAIVLAVVAVFITIVVYGVVAIIVKMDDVGVHLAQKKSATSQKVGQALVGAMPKLLTAISFIGTLAMLWVGGHIFLVSLYEIGGKIDGNAGLLYGTTLGDVVHAPYDVIHHWEEDVHDAIGGALGSVAGWLLNTVLSLLVGLLVGAIVLGILRLLGIGGHHGDELGSKHGEAHGDDHADGAAAEPGGPVAGSGSQRMQVDIDEPRGEQGGTVEDSDNR, encoded by the coding sequence ATGGCCGGCGGACTCTTCGCCCTGCTCGACGACGTGGCCGCGCTGGCCCGCATCGCCGCTGCGAGCGTCGACGACGTGGGCGCGGCGGCGGGCCGGGCCAGTGCGAAGGCCGCCGGGGTCGTGGTGGACGACACCGCGGTGACGCCGCAGTACCTCGCGGGGTCGGCAGCTGCGCGCGAGCTGCCCATCATCAAGCAGATCGCCGTCGGGTCGCTGCGCAACAAGCTGATCTTCATCCTGCCGGTGGCCGTGCTGCTGGGGCAGTTCCTGCCCGGACTCCTCCCGGTGATCCTGATCTTCGGTGGCGCGTTCCTGGCCTACGAGGGCGCTCACAAGGTGCACGAGAAGCTCACGGGCCACCACTCCGCCGCTGAGGAGGAGATCTCGCCGCACGGGGAGATCACCCCCGAGCACGAGCAGCGCACGATCGCCCAGGCGATCCGCACCGACTTCATCCTCTCGGCCGAGATCATGGTCATCGCCCTGAAGGAGGTCGTCGGCTCGGACGGGGACGCCTCGATCTGGATGCGCGCCATCGTCCTGGCCGTGGTCGCGGTGTTCATCACGATCGTCGTGTACGGCGTGGTGGCGATCATCGTGAAGATGGACGACGTCGGCGTCCACCTCGCCCAGAAGAAGTCCGCGACCTCGCAGAAGGTGGGCCAGGCGCTCGTCGGAGCGATGCCCAAGCTGCTCACCGCCATCTCCTTCATCGGCACGCTCGCGATGCTGTGGGTCGGCGGGCACATCTTCCTCGTCAGCCTCTACGAGATCGGCGGGAAGATCGACGGGAATGCCGGCCTTCTTTACGGGACAACGCTCGGCGACGTCGTGCACGCGCCGTACGACGTGATCCACCACTGGGAGGAGGACGTCCACGACGCCATCGGGGGTGCGCTCGGCAGCGTCGCTGGCTGGCTCCTCAACACGGTGCTGAGCCTCCTGGTCGGCCTCCTCGTCGGCGCGATCGTGCTGGGGATCCTGCGCCTGCTGGGGATCGGCGGCCACCACGGGGATGAGCTCGGCAGCAAGCACGGCGAAGCCCACGGCGACGATCACGCGGATGGTGCCGCGGCCGAGCCGGGCGGCCCCGTCGCCGGCAGCGGCAGCCAGCGCATGCAGGTCGACATCGACGAGCCGCGGGGCGAGCAGGGCGGGACCGTCGAGGATTCTGATAATCGGTGA
- the ahcY gene encoding adenosylhomocysteinase, producing MDFKVADLSLADFGRKEIELAEHEMPGLMAMRERYGKDQPLKGARIAGSLHMTIQTAVLIETLVALGADVRWATCNIFSTQDHAAAAVVVGRDGSVDAPAGTPVFAWKGETLAEYWDEAEKVFDFTDADGNPVGPNVLLDDGGDITMLLHLGVEFEKTGVVPSQDSTDNEEFKEVLRVLARSVEAKPQHWTTIAKDIKGVSEETTTGVLRLYDRFREGTLLFPAINVNDSVTKSKFDNKYGCRHSLIDGLNRATDVMIGGKVAVVCGYGDVGKGSAESLRGQGARVIVTEIDPICALQAAMDGYEVKRLESVVETADIFITTTGNFDIITVEHFHKMKHQAIVGNIGHFDNEINMAGLAKIPGIVKDEIKPQVHQWIFPGEDGKPGKKIIVLSEGRLLNLGNATGHPSFVMSNSFTNQVLAQIELYTKADDYQLGVHVLPKHLDEEVARLHLDALGVELTELTKEQAAYLGVPVEGPYKSDHYRY from the coding sequence ATGGACTTCAAGGTCGCTGACCTCAGCCTGGCCGACTTCGGTCGCAAGGAGATCGAGCTCGCAGAGCACGAGATGCCGGGCCTGATGGCCATGCGCGAGCGCTACGGCAAGGACCAGCCCCTCAAGGGCGCCCGCATCGCCGGGTCGCTGCACATGACGATCCAGACCGCCGTCCTGATCGAGACCCTCGTCGCGCTCGGCGCCGACGTGCGCTGGGCCACCTGCAACATCTTCTCCACCCAGGACCACGCGGCCGCCGCGGTCGTCGTCGGTCGCGACGGCTCCGTCGACGCCCCCGCTGGCACCCCGGTCTTCGCCTGGAAGGGCGAGACCCTCGCCGAGTACTGGGACGAGGCCGAGAAGGTCTTCGACTTCACCGACGCCGACGGCAACCCGGTCGGGCCCAACGTCCTCCTCGACGACGGTGGCGACATCACGATGCTGCTCCACCTGGGCGTGGAGTTCGAGAAGACCGGTGTCGTGCCGTCGCAGGACAGCACCGACAACGAGGAGTTCAAGGAGGTGCTGCGAGTGCTGGCCCGCTCGGTCGAGGCCAAGCCGCAGCACTGGACCACCATCGCCAAGGACATCAAGGGCGTCTCCGAGGAGACCACCACCGGCGTGCTGCGCCTCTACGACCGGTTCCGCGAGGGCACGCTCCTCTTCCCGGCGATCAACGTCAACGACTCGGTCACGAAGTCCAAGTTCGACAACAAGTACGGCTGCCGCCACTCGCTGATCGACGGGCTCAACCGGGCGACCGACGTGATGATCGGTGGCAAGGTCGCCGTCGTCTGCGGCTACGGCGACGTCGGCAAGGGCTCCGCGGAGTCGCTGCGCGGCCAGGGCGCCCGGGTGATCGTGACCGAGATCGACCCGATCTGCGCGCTGCAGGCCGCCATGGACGGCTACGAGGTCAAGCGCCTCGAGTCCGTCGTCGAGACCGCTGACATCTTCATCACCACGACCGGCAACTTCGACATCATCACGGTCGAGCACTTCCACAAGATGAAGCACCAGGCGATCGTCGGGAACATCGGCCACTTCGACAACGAGATCAACATGGCGGGCCTGGCCAAGATCCCCGGCATCGTCAAGGACGAGATCAAGCCGCAGGTCCACCAGTGGATCTTCCCCGGCGAGGACGGCAAGCCCGGCAAGAAGATCATCGTGCTGTCGGAGGGTCGCCTGCTCAACCTGGGCAACGCCACGGGCCACCCGTCGTTCGTCATGTCGAACTCCTTCACCAACCAGGTGCTGGCACAGATCGAGCTCTACACCAAGGCCGACGACTACCAGCTCGGCGTGCACGTCCTGCCCAAGCACCTCGACGAAGAGGTGGCCCGCCTGCACCTCGACGCCCTCGGTGTCGAGCTGACCGAGCTCACCAAGGAGCAGGCCGCCTACCTCGGCGTCCCGGTGGAGGGCCCCTACAAGTCCGACCACTACCGATACTGA
- the mtrA gene encoding MtrAB system response regulator MtrA yields MSPASEQPTRGSILVVDDDASLAEMLSIVLRQEGFESRIVERGDEALAAFRDYQPDLVLLDLMLPGKDGIDVCKEIRAESGVPIVMLTAKGDTIDVVVGLESGADDYIVKPFKPKELIARIRARVRRTDTPADEGLTIADLSIDVAGHSVTRDGQPINLTPLEFDLLVCLARKPWQVFTREVLLEQVWGYRHSADTRLVNVHVQRLRSKVEHDPENPEVVVTVRGVGYKAGKS; encoded by the coding sequence ATGAGTCCAGCTTCGGAGCAGCCCACCCGCGGCAGCATCCTGGTCGTCGACGACGATGCCTCACTGGCGGAGATGCTGTCGATCGTGCTGCGCCAGGAGGGCTTCGAGAGCCGCATCGTCGAGCGTGGCGACGAGGCCCTGGCCGCCTTCCGCGACTACCAGCCGGACCTGGTGCTGCTCGACCTGATGCTCCCGGGCAAGGACGGCATCGACGTCTGCAAGGAGATCAGGGCGGAGTCGGGCGTGCCGATCGTCATGCTCACCGCCAAGGGCGACACCATCGACGTCGTCGTCGGTCTCGAGTCGGGGGCCGACGACTACATCGTCAAGCCGTTCAAGCCCAAGGAGCTCATCGCTCGCATCCGCGCGCGCGTGCGCCGCACGGACACGCCGGCCGACGAGGGGCTCACGATCGCCGACCTCTCCATCGACGTCGCGGGTCACTCCGTCACCCGGGACGGTCAGCCGATCAACCTGACCCCGCTCGAGTTCGACCTCCTGGTCTGCCTGGCGCGCAAGCCCTGGCAGGTCTTCACCCGCGAGGTGCTGCTCGAGCAGGTCTGGGGCTATCGCCACAGCGCCGACACCCGACTGGTCAACGTCCACGTGCAGCGCCTGCGCTCCAAGGTCGAGCACGACCCCGAGAACCCCGAGGTCGTGGTCACGGTCCGGGGCGTGGGCTACAAGGCCGGCAAGTCGTAG